A segment of the Desulfofundulus kuznetsovii DSM 6115 genome:
GCTACCTCCAGGCCGGGGATCTTTGCCGACGGCGCCTTTGCCGGCCCCAAGGACATCCCCGAGACGGTGACCGAGGCCAGCGCCGCGGCGGGCTGCGTCTCCCGGTTGTTGAGCGCCGCCCGGGGCAGCGAAACCCGGGTCAAGGAGTACCCCCCGGAAAGGCCGGTACATAAAGAGCCGCCCCGGGTGGGAGTGTTTGTCTGCCACTGCGGCATCAACATCGGCAGCGTGGTACGGGTGCCCGAGGTGGTGGAGTACGCCAAACGCCTGCCGTGGGTGGTGCACGCCCAGGAGTTTCTCTTTGCCTGCGCCCAGGACAGCCTGGAGAAGATCCGCAGGACCATTGTCAACCGCAAGCTCAACCGGGTGGTGGTGGCGTCGTGCACGCCGCGGACCCACGCGCCGCTGTTCCAGAACGTTTTGAGGGAAGCGGGGCTGAACCCCTACCTGTACGAGCACGTAAACATCCGGGAGCACTCCTCCTGGGTGCACCGGGACCGGCCGGAAGAAGCCACGGAAAAGGCCAAGGACCTGGTGCGCATGGCCGTAGCAAAGGTGCGCCTGCTCACCCCCATCACCCAGACCTATACCGAGATCAACAAGGGTGCCCTGGTGGTGGGCGGGGGAGTGGCGGGCATGACGACGGCCCTCTCCCTGGCGGAACAGGGCTTTCAAGTGAGCCTGGTGGAAAAGGAACGTGAGCTGGGCGGGAACGCCAGGTACCTCTACTACACCCTGCAGGGTTCGGATCCCCGGCAGTACTTGAACGAACTCATTGATAAAGTGCTCAACCACCCGTTGATCCAGGTGTTTACCGGGAGCCAGGTGGTGGAAGCCGGGGGTTACCCGGGCAACTACCACAGCCGCATCAAAACGCCGGAAAAGGAACTGGAAATAAGCCACGGGGCGGTGGTTCTGGCCACTGGGGCCAGGGAAGCCCGGCCGCAGGAATACCTTTTAGGGCAGCATCCCCGGGTGATGACCCAACGGGACCTGGAGGAACGCATCCACCGGGGGGAAGTGCAGGGCCTCAACACGGTGGTCATGATCCAGTGCGTGGGATCGCGGGACGAGGAGCGGCCCTACTGCAGCCGGATCTGCTGCAGCCATGCCCTCAAGAACGCCCTGAAGCTGAAGGAGCTGAAACCGCAGGCGAACATCTACATTCTCTACCGGGACATCCGGGTGTACGGGTTAAACGAGCAATATTACACGCAGGCGCGGCAGAAGGGGATTATCTTCATCCGCTACGACCTGGGGAAAAAGCCGGAAGTGGAAGCGGCGGGCGAGGGTCTGGTGGTGAGGGCAGTGGACCACATTCTGGGGGTGGAACTGGCCATCGAGCCGGACGTGCTGGTCTTGAGTACGGGCGTGGTGCCCGGGGAGGACAACGGCAGGCTGAGCCAGCTGTTCAAGGTGCCTTTGAACAGCGACGGGTTCTTTTTGGAAGCGCACATGAAGCTGCGGCCGGTGGACTTTGCGGCGGAAGGGTTATACCTGTGCGGCTTGGCCCACTCGCCCAAGCTGGTGGGGGAAAGCATCACCCAGGCCAATGCGGCGGCCATGCGGGCGGTGACGCTGCTGGCCAGGGACAGGTTGGCCAACGTGGCCATTACCGCCACGGTGGAGGAGGAACTCTGCGTGGGCTGCGGCATGTGCGTTAAGGTGTGTGACTACCAGGCCCGGAGCATAGACCCTTTGCGGCGGGTGGCCGATGTAAACGAGGCTCTGTGCCAGGGGTGCGGGGCCTGTGTGGCCGCCTGTCCCAACGGCGCTTCCCAGCAAAAAGGTTACGAAAAGGGACAGTTGTTGGCCATGGTCAGCGCGGCCCTGGAAGCGGTGTAACAACGTACGAGAATTGGTCTTCCGAAGGCCGTTGGCCAAAAGACCGGCGCACCAAGTCCGTGCACCGTTAAGTATTCAAGTGAGGAGGTTTTCCCATGAGCGTGATGCTTTCGCAACCGCCGTTAGCGGACCCGGTTTCGCAAGAACGGCAGGAACCCGACCTGAAAGTGGTGGCTTCCTTCGAGCCTAAAATTGTCGGCCTGGTGTGTAACTGGTGCTCCTATGCGGGGGCGGACCTGGCCGGGACCTCCCGCATCCAGTATCCGCCCAACATCCGCCTGGTAAGGGTTATGTGCACCGGTTCGGTGGATCCCCTCTATATCCTGCGCCCCCTGATGGACGGGGCCGACGGCGTGCTGGTGGGCGGGTGACACCCGGGAGATTGCCACTATGGTAGTGGCAATTACAAAGCCCGGCGCCGCCTTGCGGCCTTAAGGGCCATCCTGAAACAGTTTGGCATCGGGGAAGAGCGGGTGTGGTTCCGTTTCATCAGCGCTTCCGAGGGCAAACGGTTTGCCGAAACAGTCCAGGAAATGGTTAACGAGTTGAAAAAACTGGGGCCCAACCCCCTGCGCCGCCGCTGGGATATTTGAAGGGGTTAATGGGTCGCCTGCAAAAAGGTGATGGCTTATGAAAACGGCTTTGCTTAAAGTTGAATCCGGTTCCCCCCGGCAGGCCGCGGCAAATTTTTTCCAGGCCCTGCTGGACCGGCAGGTGGTGGATGCCCTGATCGTTCCCAGGGAAGTGCCTTCCCGGCGCATGGTGGTGCCCGCCCTGGCCGTATCCGGGGATGGGCTGTCCGGCGCGAACCCCTTTGCCCCCGTGGCCATTATCAATGCTGCCCGGGCCGTAAGCAGGCTGACTTCCCGGGATCCCGGGGTGAAAGTGGGGGCGGTTTTGCGTCCCTGTGAAATCCGGGCGCTGGTGGAAATGGCCAAATTCCAGCAGATTACCCTGGAGCAGGTGCTGATCATCGGTACGGACTGCCTGGGCACCTTTGAGCCGGCCGATTATTACCACCTGACGGGGGCGGGCTTTGATACCGACGCCTGGCTGGCGCAGGCGGCCGGCTCCGGCAAGGCGGCCTTGAACGGGACGAAGATCAGAACGGCCTGTGCCATCTGCGAGGCCATATCTCCGTCAGGTGCCCATTTATCCCTGCACTGGGTGGGCTGTGATGTTCACCGGGAGCTCTACATTGCCTGCGACGATGAACGGGTCAACCTGGACGCTCTCTTTGACGGCGGCATTTTAGTTCCGCACGAATTGCCGGCGGCCAGGCAGTCCCTGGTGGAATCCCTGCAAAAAGAGCGCCGGGAGCTGGCGCAGGAGATGTGCCGGGATTTTGCTTCACGGGTTGCGGACGTCAACCGGCTGCTGGATGAACTGGCCCCCTGCCTGGGCTGCCATAACTGCCGGGAGGTTTGTCCCATCTGTGTCTGCCGGGAGTGTGTTTTTGACAGCAACCTGTTTGAACACGAGCCGTCAAGGTACCTGCACTGGGCGGCAGCCCGGGGTGCGCTGGAGCTGCCCACCGACACGCTGCTGTATCACCTGACGCGCATGCATCACATGGGCGTCAGCTGCGTGGGCTGCGGCCAGTGTGAGAGCGGCTGTCCCAGCAAGATCCCCCTGACCCTTCTTTTCCGCACCATCGGGCAAAAGCTGCAGGACCTCTTCTCCTATGTGCCCGGTGCCAGCGTGGATGAGCCGCCTCCCCTGACCACTTACAAGGAGCACGAGCTGGAGCCCCGGTAACGCCGGGCGGCGGTGATGTGAGTGATGCGAGGTGAGTTTTCATGGCTACGGCCACTCTCCACCTTCCGGCAGGGGCAGTAACAGTGGATGCGGCGTTCCGGGAAGAGGTGGCCCGCTTAAGCGGCCAACCCCTGGAGCTCTGCTTCCAGTGCCAGAAATGCGCCTCCGGCTGTTACCCCACCCAGGAAGGTGACTATACGCCCAATGAAATTATGCGCCTGATTCAGTACGGGGCCCGGGACGCGGTGTTGAGGAGCAGGACCATCTGGCTTTGTACGTCCTGTGAAACCTGCGGCCTGCGCTGTCCCAACGGCATCCGTATTGCAGAGGTTATGGACACTTTAAAACAAATGGCTGCTGCCCGCGGCATTGCACCGGCCGGTGAGACCGGCCCCCTGTTTCATAACCTGTTTCTAAGCGAAATCCGGGCTGCCGGCCGGGTGCACGAAACCATGCTGATGCTGAAGTACAAGTTAAAAACCGGCAACCTTTTTGCGGACATGAAGCTGGGCTGGCAGCTTTTCCGGCGGGGCAAGCTGCCCCTGGTGCCGCGGCTGAAAAAAGACCCGGCGGTGCGGCGGATTTTTGAACGGGCCAGCGGGCAGGAGTAAGCGGGGACAACGCCGTGCTCCTTATGGCAACCAATACCCTTCCGGCTGAAATGTTTCCTGAAAGAAGAGGTGCATCATCATGCAATACAGCTACTATCCCGGCTGTTCCCTGGAGGCCACCGGGGTGGAATACAACCTTTCCACCCGGGCGGTGGCCGGGGCCCTGGGGCTGGAGCTGGTGGAACTGCCCGGCTGGACCTGCTGCGGCTCCTCCTCCGCTCACGCGGTGAACAAAGACCTGGCCCTGGGTCTGGCGGCCCACAACATCGCCCTGGCCCAGGAGCAGGGGCGCGACCTGGTGGTGCCCTGCTCGGCCTGTTATACCCGGCTGTGCAAGGCCGACCACGAGATGAGGCATGACCCCGCAGAAAAGGCCCGGGCGGAAAGGCTGGCCGGCTTTTCTTACACGGGCAAGATCCAGATTTATTCCTTTCTGGAAATAGTGAAGGACCGGGTGGGCTGTGATGAGGTGGCCCGGGCCGTGCGCAAACCCCTGACCGGCCTGAAGGTGGCCTGCTACTACGGGTGCCTGCTGGTACGCCCTCCGGAAGTGCGCCCTTTTGATCGGGCCGAGGATCCCACCTCCCTGGATGAGCTGGCTGCCGCCCTGGGGGCGGAGCCGGTTCCCTGGTGTTATAAAACCACCTGTTGCGGGGCCGGGCTTTCCCTGACCCGGCCGGAGGTGGTGGAGCAGCTGGTGGCCCGGATTTTGTCCGCCGCCCGGGAAGCCGGGGCCGACGCCCTGGTTACTGCCTGTCCGTTGTGCCAGAACAACCTGGAGATGCGCCGCCCGGCTCAAGAGGGCATCCCCGTGTTTTACTTTACCGAATTAATGGGCCTGGCTTTCGGGTTGGGGGAGGCACCCGGCTGGTTGAAGAAACACCTGGTCGATCCCTTCCCTTTGTTGCAGCGCTTTTCCCTGGTGGGGTAGCCTGGGCGGAGGTCTCTGGACAGCGGTCGCCCGGTGTAGTATCTTATGGTCCAGGAAGAATTTACCTCTTGCCTTGGAACAAGTGTTCTGGCTAAAATGGGATCAGAACACTTGTTCAGTGCAGGAGGTTTTATTATGTCCCGGGCCATTTTGCTGGTTGACATGAACGCCTTTTTTGCCAGCGTCCATCAGGCCCTGGATCCGGGCCTGCGGGGCAAGCCCGTGATCGTTGCCGGGGATCCGGCCAGGCGCCACGGCATTGTCCTGGCTGCCAGCTACGAGGCCAGGGCCAAAGGGGTGAAGACCGGCCTGACGGTGGCCGAGGCCCGCCTGGCCTGCCCCGAAGGAATCTTCATCAAGCCGCAGCACGACCTCTACGTTCGCTTTTCCGCCCGTATCCTGCGCATCCTGCACGACTTCACCCCACTGGTGGAGCCCTTTTCCATTGACGAGGCCTTTTTGGACGTTACCGGCTGCCACAAGCTCCTGGGTTCCCCGGTGGAAATTGCCCACCGGCTAAAGGCGCGTATCCGCCAGGAGGTGGGCATAACCTGCAGTGTGGGGATTGGCCCCAACAAGCTCCTGGCCAAAATGGCGGCGGAACTGCAAAAGCCCGACGGCCTCACCCAGCTCACTTTCGAGGATGTACCCCGGCGCCTGTGGCCCCTGCCGGTGCGGGAACTTTTCGGCGTGGGCCCCCGTTACGAGGAGCACCTGAGAAAGTTGAACATACATACCATTGGCGACCTGGCCAACTTTCCGGTGGACGTCCTTAAAAGGCGATTTGGGGCCTACGGAGAAGCCCTGTGGTTCTGCGCCCGGGGTATCGACCACAGCCCCGTGGATCCCGGCAGTTTAAAGCAGGTGAAGAGCATCGGGCAACAAATCACCCTTCCCCGGGATTACCGGGGCGAGGAGATCAAGGTGGTGCTGTGGGAACTGGCCGACCGGGTGGCCCGACGGGCCCGGGCGGGAGAATATGCCGGCAGAACGGTGGTGCTGTCCCTTAAAGACACCCGCTTTAACTGGCTGTCCCGCCGTAAAACCCTGCCTTTCCACACCAGCCTGGCCGGGGATATTTACCGGGCCGCGGCGGATTTGCTGGAACAGCACTGGTCCCCGCACTGGCCGGTGCGCCTGGTGGGGCTTGCCCTGGGCGGCTTAACGGCCCGCCTGCCGGAACAGCTGACCCTCTTCGGCGAAAGAGAAAGGCGGCAAAGGGCGGAACAGGCCTGCGATGCCATTAAGAAACGGTACGGGGAAAAGGCCATTTTCCGGGCCGTATCCCTCACCCCGGCGGGGGTATTCTATACAGAACCACCCCGTACCGCACCGTCTTTTCTTATGAAAGTGCCGGAAACAGGTCAGATGGGGGTGGGGATGGATGATGGAAGGCAATAAACTTTGGTGGAGCCGCCGGCTCATGCTGCCGGAAATGAGGGAAAAGGCCGTACATACCTGCAGTGACTGCCGTTTTCTGGTCAGGATACAGGGGCGGGAGGAAGTGCGCTGGGGCTGTGTGGCCGGGCTTCCCGGATACGGCATGCTGGAAAGGCGCGTACCGCCGGAAATCCATGCCCTGGATATTTTAAAAATGGCCGGCCGGGAGGGATTGCAGGCCGTGCTGGCCTTTGGCGATCCGGATCGCCCCGCCTGCGGCTTGTTCCGGCCCCGCATTTAAACTCCCACGGTTCTGCCGCAATTCCTGCCGTCCGGAGCGTTTACATTATTCCCCACCGGCGTGTATACTCCAGTTTGATCTCATACTCGCAGGGCGCGAATCCATGCTCCTCCAGCAAGTCCTTCACCTGATACGCCTCCAGGTCGCTGCCTTCCAGGATAACGGCCTTCCGGGTGCCCCGGCAGCAAAAGCCCCTTTCCTGCAACAGCTCGATCATGGAAGCCACCCGCTCCAGCCGTTCCTTAAGAAAATCACCCAGCCGGCGCACGTCTTCCGGCCGGACCATGCCCGCGCCCTGGATTTTCTCCAGGGGCGGGACTTCCCCGGGCAGCCAGTTTCTTTCCAAAAGCTTCAGTATCACCGTAACCCGGTAGTTCACCATAACCTCTCATCTCCTGCACTTACCATAATTGAATGCTGTCGCATAACTGCCGGGGCGGCGGTCGTCCCTCGTCGCTCCGTGCTACGGGCCGGACGAAACATCGGCTTGCCTCGGAGCGAACCTGGCAGCGCTGCATATGCGCCGATAGACTTTCTTCCTCAGGGATAGTTACAGCCTAAGTAGCTCAGCCATTCTACCAATACCATTACCAGCGCGATTCGCGCTGCCGGTTCGCTAACCTCGGCAGCGCCGTGTTTCGTATCCGGCCCTCCGCAATGTCGCTCCTTAAGGGACGACCGCCGCCCGTTTCGTTTCTGGTTTTGCGACAGTCCATATTGATAACCAAACGCCCTGAGTTATCCCCACTTTCCAGCTACCTTGTTCTGGCTTCCACTCGCTCCGGTGTGGAGACCGTGCTACCCCCTTGTTCCGGAGCCTCCAGCAGCACCAGCGTCCCGGCGTATACCCCTTCGTCGTCGTAGACGAAAATCACTTCGCCGTCCAGGTGGCGGGAGTTCAGGTGCACCCTTTTCACGGACCGGGAGCCCATGTTCCGGTAAATGAAGCCGGCCAGCTCGGGGTCTACGGCATCTATGCTGATGCCCGTCTCCAGGCTGCCCAGGTAACAGCGGGCCATCAGGTTGGCCTGGACCACCCTGTGGTTACGGTCCACATAGACCGCTCCCTGGGGCAGGGTTTCCATCAGGCGGGACAGGACCCGACTGCAGGTTTCCTCCTCCCTGCCGCCGGCACCGATTACCGTCAGCGCCCCCAGCACCTTGCCTTTTTTCACGATGGGCGAGTGAATGGCCTCCAGCAGGCGGTCGGCGGTCTTCAGGGTCAGGGTGCCGTACCGGTTCTTTTCGCCCGGGGCATCCCCGATATGCCCCAGTATTTCCTTTAATTTCGCTCCCTTCAAGGGCCCTTTTGCGCTGAAAATCTCATGGGCCGCCTGGTTGGCGAAGAGCACCCGCCCGGCGTTGTTGGAAATAATCACTCCCTCATGCACATGGTTAAAAATGTTGAAATCGATGTTTTCGAAATAGGTCCGGGCGCTGTTCACCCCCCACAGTTCCACCAGGAACTGGTAGAGGCAGCAGTAGAGGGCAAATAGCAATAACATGATGGTAATGATGCGGTAGGTGTCGAAGTTGTTTTCCCGCAGGAAGAAGTACAGCTGCCAGGGAGGATCACCCATGGTCAGGGAATTTACGTCGTATGCTAGCTGGTTGGCATAGAATTTTTCTTCCCGGCCGCTGAACTGGTCCAGCAATTCCCGTTCAAAGGGCCACACCACGGGAGTCTTCCCACCGGCAAAAACGGCCACCTTACAGGTGTTGCCCAGGAATTCCTGGGAGAGCTCCTGTTGAAAGTCCATAATGCTGAAGTCCAGGGCCAGCCATTCCTTCCCCAGGGGAGTGACCACGGTTACCACCGTTTGAGCGCCGTCACCGGCATGCACCCCCAGCACCCGGGACCCCTGCCGGGGTGGCTGTGACCGGAACTTTTCCAGCGGCAGGTCTCCAGGGGGTATCCCTGTTCGAGCCACCACTCGTCCTGTGGCGTCCAGAATATATGCGCCGGTAATGCGGTGATCGAAAAGGGGCAGCTCTTTTAAAGCGGCGTTCCTGTCGGGCCGGCCGTTGAGTTTCCGGGCGGCCCCTTCGGTGACTCCCCGCAGGTTGTTGAGAAAAAAGCTGGTTTTATTGACGGCCACCTGGCGGATGGTTTCTTCGTAGTCGTTCATGATGCCTTTTAAAAAGCGGAATTCCACAACGAAGAGCATGGTTATAATGGTCAGGAAGAAGAGCATTATAAACATCAGCCAGGCGCTGTTTACCGTCAGGGACTTTTTCATCGTACCCACCGCCACTACCAGTTTGTTTAACTGACGGACGATTTATTTCCTGCACTTGCCCGGTTTGCCTGCAGATCGTGATGCCGAAGGAGGCTGGCACTACCTTACCAGTCCCCTGCGGGCGGCGGCAGCCAGGGCTTCCTCCAGCGTCTTTACCCCCAGTTTGGTGCAGATGCCCCGGATGCGGCGCCGCAGGGTGGACAGGCTGATGTAGAGTTTGGCGGCCACTTCCTTCTGGTCTTCGCCCCGGGCAATGAGCTGCAGAATGCTGGTTTCCTGGTCCGTCAGCACGGGGCTGTCGGGTTTTAACAGCAGTTCGGCCTGCAGCCCCGGATAGAGGTAGGTCCCGCCCTTGTACACCATATTGATGGCCGAGCGGATCTCATCAAAAAAGGCATATTTGGGTACAAACCCGTGTACGCCCCTTTCCATGGCCTTGCGGATAAAGGTTACATCGTCATAGGTGGTCAGGGCTACAAATTTTACATGGGGGTGGGATTGGACCATGCGCCCGCACAGGTCGAGGCCGTCACCGTCCGGCAGGCCGATGTCCAGCAGAACTATATCCACGTGGGGGCCCATGTTCTGCAGCGCTGTGGCGCAGGAATCGGCCTCGGCCACCACCTGCATGTTTTCTTCCATATCGATCAGCTTTTTCAAGCCCTCGCGGAAAACGTTATGATCCTCCACCAGCATGATCCCGATCTTCTTCACTGCCTTTCCCCCCTTCAGTAAGTGGTACGGTCAGGATTACGCAGAATCCCCCATCCATAAAGCCGTATGCCAGGTCCCCCCCGATAAACCTGGCCCTTTCCTTCATTCCCCACAGTCCTTTTCCGGGTACGGGCTCCTCTTCCCGCATTCCCCCGTTGTCCAGGATCTCTATCTGCAGGGTATCGCCTGTTTCGTTGAAATGGATGTCCACCTCCGTGGCCGCCGAGTGCCTGACCACATTGGTCAGGGCTTCCTGAATAATGCGGTAAATGAATATTTCCCTGTCCCGGCCCAGGCGCAATGAACGCTGGCTGTAGAAAATATAGACCCTGCGGTTATGGATGCGTTCGAAATTGGCGCTGTAGGATTCCAGGGCCGGGATCAGCCCCACCTTTTCGATCAGGTAGGGGTGAATGTCGTTCATGATGCTTCGCATGTCGATGGCTGCATTCTGGCACTGTGTACGCAGCAGGCACAGGTTGTTTTGCACCTCTTCCGGCAGCTTTTCCCCGTGCACACGCAGCACGTAGTCCAGGCCGTGGATGATGCTGGACAGGTACCGGCCGATCCAGTCGTGAATTTCAATGGACAGGTGCTTTCTTTCCCTTTCAATGGTGTCCAGCAGGATGGTGCCGTCCTTCGGTTCGGGCGCCTGCCGGGCGGTAAGCACGGCACCGGCCGTTCTGCCGAAAAGGTAGACCGGGGCGCAGTCCACGGTCAAGAGCAGCCGGTTCCCTTCCCGGCTATAGCTCAGCGGGCAGTCCACTGTTTTTTCCTCCTGCAAAAGGGCCTGGTAAATGGGCTGGACCACCTTCTGCCAGTGGGGGTACAGGATCAGGATGTCCCCCAGGTTTTTACCAACCGCCGTTTCCCGGGAAAGGTTAAAAAGTTTTTCCGCCGCCGGGTTTAAATACTGTACCTTTTCCTTCCGGTCCACAAAGACCACGGCCCTGGAAGAGTCCCTCACCAGGTCCTGCAGGCAGGAATACCAGGCCGCCAGGGGCCGGGCCGCCGTACCGGCCCATAATACCGCTCCCAGGGAAAGGAAGGAAAGAAAAAACATCAGCAGGCCTTCTTTATGTAATAAAGCCATGGTACGTTCCAGCAGGTCTTTATTTTTCTGCCCGCCGTCCCCGGCCAGGGCGGCGGCCCGGTAGGCCAGCTGCCGGCTGAGGTCCCGGTGCTGCCACAGCAAAAGTTCACGGCCGGTATCCCGGTGGGATGCCCCGCGTGGTATTACTTCCCTTTCCACAAAGGAGGTATAGGCCCTGGTCAGGGCCATTAATTCCGCCACATCCTGCTTTCTGGACTGTTCCACCAGGTTATAAAATTCCAGTTCCTTTTTTATCGTTTCTGCACTGTAGTGACGGAAATCATTTAACGCCTGTGCATCACCGTAAATAATATATTCCTGTACAGCGCCGGTCAGGTGATAAATGATGGATGTTATTTCCTGGTACTCAATTTGGCGCTGAAATTCCAGCTCTACCTGGCTTAACTGCTGCGGCAGGATGTAACCTGTGTAAATTAACAGCAAAACCGGCAGCAGTATCGTGATGAACAATGCTGTCCATGGCCATCCGCTCCATTTTTGACTCACTGGCGTCACCTTCTACCCTCATAACAGGTTGACTTTCCGTTCCTTAAAACAATAAGAGTACCCAATATAAGAATACGGCAGGGATGGTATAATTCCTACGGGAATCTTCTGGTCATGTGCGGGATGTGGCGTCTCTTTCCAAGATCATTGTGGCAAACTGCACAAAACGTTCTTTTTGATGAACCAAAAAGTTCACCTTTGTGAATGAAACGCTTCGTTTGTTTGATCATTCAGTTCATCCTGCCCTGCAGTCGTTGATCCTCCGGCGATGGTGCACTAAGATAAGCTTGACTAATGAAAAGCATAAGAAGTGGGGGTGTTTTGGCAGGAGCGGGAAAAAGGTGTAGATTTAAGGGATTGTGAGCACAAGCATGAAAGCGGAGTTTCGTTATGGGGAGGGAAAAGAAATGAATGGTACACAAACTGCCGGAATGAAAGCTGGTGCGGGCATGCCTGCAGTACCGCAGTCCCACGGGTGGTCCGATCTCTGGAAAAAAGAGGACTACTGGGCCATCTGGATGGGCCTGGGCGTTGTGCTGGCCGCCCTGATCTTCTTCTATGCCGGCAGTTCCATCAAGCCCATTGCCGTGGCGCCGCCCACCTGGGTGGATTTCAGTGAGGTTTCCAAACATTTCGCTGCCAAGTGGACCTGGTACGCCGGACTTTATGTACTCTTTATCGCCCTTTTCACCATAAGCAGCGCAGTCATGGGCTTCAAGGCAGGGGAATTCATTCCCGGTTTCACCATCCTTTTCATTATTTCCACGGTCATCCTGGTTGTTGGCTCCTGGAAGACGGCCATCGACCTGAACCTGGAACCGCCCCTTTTAGCCCTGCTGCTGGGCATGATCGTCAGTAACGCCTTCAAACTGCCCAAATGGCTGGATACCACCTTCCGCACGGAATTTTACGTCAAGACCGGTATTGTATTGCTTGGTGCCACGCTGCCCTTTACCCTGATCATCCAGGCCGGCCCGGTGGCCTTCCTGCAGGCCACCATTGTGGCGGTGGTAACTTTCCTGACCATCTTCTTTGCCGCCACCCGGTTGTTCGGCCTGGACAGGCGCTTCGGTGCCACCCTGGCCGCCGGCGGATCCATTTGCGGGGTGTCGGCCTGCATTGCCCTGGGTGGTGCGGTGAAGGCCAAAAAGGAACACGTCTCCATCGGCATTTCCCTGGTGGTCATCTGGGCCATCATAATGATTATCGTTCTGCCCCTGGCGGCCAAGGCCATGGGCATGCCGCCCGGTATTGCCGGGGCCTGGATCGGTACTTCCGAATTTGCCGATGCGGCCGGTTTTGCGGCGGCCGCGGCCATCGGTGACGAAGCGGCCATCCGGTCCTTCACCCTGATGAAGGTGGTGGGCCGGGACATCTGGATCGGCCTGTGGTCGCTGATCATGGCCGTTATCGCCTGCACGGTGTGGGAGCGCAGCTGCTCCGCCGGACAGGGTGAAAAGGTAAACGCCATGGAAATATGGTGGCGCTTCCCCAAGTTTGTCATCGGCTTCTTCCTGGCTTCCCTGATCATGACCTTTGTGGCCATGCAGTTTTCACCGGCGGAATTTAAAAAAGTGCTCACCCCCGAGGTTATCGGACCCATCAAGACTTTACGCACCTGGACCTTCGTTTTTACCTTCCTTTCCATCGGATTTACCACCCGGTTCAGGGAGCTGACCGCCTTCGGCTGGAAGCCCCTGGCCGCCTTTACCCTGGGCGTGGCCGTAAACGTGCCCCTGGGTTACATCCTGTCGGTGCTCATCTTCGGCCATTACTGGGCGAAGATTTAACAAAATGTTTACATGCCTGCCGTGCCCTGCCCCGTAGCGGGCGGGGCTTTTATTTGTTCCTCCCTTTTGCTAAAATTAAAAAAGGTTTATGAATTTTCGCCATTTCTCCCCGGAGGGCTGGTTTCGTGGGCAAGATTATTATTTTCGCCAAAACTATCCCCGGTATTTTGCTCATGGTGGCCATTGCCGTACTGGCCCGGGGCGGAGGCGATTTGGGATTGCCCTGG
Coding sequences within it:
- a CDS encoding YeiH family protein, producing MNGTQTAGMKAGAGMPAVPQSHGWSDLWKKEDYWAIWMGLGVVLAALIFFYAGSSIKPIAVAPPTWVDFSEVSKHFAAKWTWYAGLYVLFIALFTISSAVMGFKAGEFIPGFTILFIISTVILVVGSWKTAIDLNLEPPLLALLLGMIVSNAFKLPKWLDTTFRTEFYVKTGIVLLGATLPFTLIIQAGPVAFLQATIVAVVTFLTIFFAATRLFGLDRRFGATLAAGGSICGVSACIALGGAVKAKKEHVSIGISLVVIWAIIMIIVLPLAAKAMGMPPGIAGAWIGTSEFADAAGFAAAAAIGDEAAIRSFTLMKVVGRDIWIGLWSLIMAVIACTVWERSCSAGQGEKVNAMEIWWRFPKFVIGFFLASLIMTFVAMQFSPAEFKKVLTPEVIGPIKTLRTWTFVFTFLSIGFTTRFRELTAFGWKPLAAFTLGVAVNVPLGYILSVLIFGHYWAKI
- a CDS encoding PAS domain-containing protein encodes the protein MAVGTMKKSLTVNSAWLMFIMLFFLTIITMLFVVEFRFLKGIMNDYEETIRQVAVNKTSFFLNNLRGVTEGAARKLNGRPDRNAALKELPLFDHRITGAYILDATGRVVARTGIPPGDLPLEKFRSQPPRQGSRVLGVHAGDGAQTVVTVVTPLGKEWLALDFSIMDFQQELSQEFLGNTCKVAVFAGGKTPVVWPFERELLDQFSGREEKFYANQLAYDVNSLTMGDPPWQLYFFLRENNFDTYRIITIMLLLFALYCCLYQFLVELWGVNSARTYFENIDFNIFNHVHEGVIISNNAGRVLFANQAAHEIFSAKGPLKGAKLKEILGHIGDAPGEKNRYGTLTLKTADRLLEAIHSPIVKKGKVLGALTVIGAGGREEETCSRVLSRLMETLPQGAVYVDRNHRVVQANLMARCYLGSLETGISIDAVDPELAGFIYRNMGSRSVKRVHLNSRHLDGEVIFVYDDEGVYAGTLVLLEAPEQGGSTVSTPERVEARTR
- a CDS encoding sensor histidine kinase — its product is MLLIYTGYILPQQLSQVELEFQRQIEYQEITSIIYHLTGAVQEYIIYGDAQALNDFRHYSAETIKKELEFYNLVEQSRKQDVAELMALTRAYTSFVEREVIPRGASHRDTGRELLLWQHRDLSRQLAYRAAALAGDGGQKNKDLLERTMALLHKEGLLMFFLSFLSLGAVLWAGTAARPLAAWYSCLQDLVRDSSRAVVFVDRKEKVQYLNPAAEKLFNLSRETAVGKNLGDILILYPHWQKVVQPIYQALLQEEKTVDCPLSYSREGNRLLLTVDCAPVYLFGRTAGAVLTARQAPEPKDGTILLDTIERERKHLSIEIHDWIGRYLSSIIHGLDYVLRVHGEKLPEEVQNNLCLLRTQCQNAAIDMRSIMNDIHPYLIEKVGLIPALESYSANFERIHNRRVYIFYSQRSLRLGRDREIFIYRIIQEALTNVVRHSAATEVDIHFNETGDTLQIEILDNGGMREEEPVPGKGLWGMKERARFIGGDLAYGFMDGGFCVILTVPLTEGGKGSEEDRDHAGGGS
- the dinB gene encoding DNA polymerase IV — its product is MSRAILLVDMNAFFASVHQALDPGLRGKPVIVAGDPARRHGIVLAASYEARAKGVKTGLTVAEARLACPEGIFIKPQHDLYVRFSARILRILHDFTPLVEPFSIDEAFLDVTGCHKLLGSPVEIAHRLKARIRQEVGITCSVGIGPNKLLAKMAAELQKPDGLTQLTFEDVPRRLWPLPVRELFGVGPRYEEHLRKLNIHTIGDLANFPVDVLKRRFGAYGEALWFCARGIDHSPVDPGSLKQVKSIGQQITLPRDYRGEEIKVVLWELADRVARRARAGEYAGRTVVLSLKDTRFNWLSRRKTLPFHTSLAGDIYRAAADLLEQHWSPHWPVRLVGLALGGLTARLPEQLTLFGERERRQRAEQACDAIKKRYGEKAIFRAVSLTPAGVFYTEPPRTAPSFLMKVPETGQMGVGMDDGRQ
- a CDS encoding response regulator transcription factor; the encoded protein is MKKIGIMLVEDHNVFREGLKKLIDMEENMQVVAEADSCATALQNMGPHVDIVLLDIGLPDGDGLDLCGRMVQSHPHVKFVALTTYDDVTFIRKAMERGVHGFVPKYAFFDEIRSAINMVYKGGTYLYPGLQAELLLKPDSPVLTDQETSILQLIARGEDQKEVAAKLYISLSTLRRRIRGICTKLGVKTLEEALAAAARRGLVR